A single Haloglycomyces albus DSM 45210 DNA region contains:
- a CDS encoding aspartate-semialdehyde dehydrogenase codes for MSKKLNLAIVGATGVVGSMMRDLIAEERDNWGEIRLIASARSAGKQLNVGDETIEVQAISPEAFEGIDIAHFDLPDEVSAEWVPVAAEKGAIVIDKSAYFRMVDDVPLVAPEANPEAVRERPRNIIANANCTTLTLVPAIAALHREYGLESMSVSSYQAASGSGKAGLEALYDQVNATTPANGIGTRPDDVRAQLGEEYNEPFGAPLAWNVVPKVGGWKDGGWTSEELKVRNESRKILSLPNLKVASTCVRVPVAVGHAQAVHATFGQDVSADDARALLEKAPGVTVVDDPSTSQFPTSIDVAGKRGIVVGRIRQSLDFPNSLEFFVIGDNLLKGAALNSIEIADLVRKELTE; via the coding sequence ATGTCGAAGAAGCTTAATCTGGCCATTGTCGGTGCCACCGGTGTCGTCGGCTCCATGATGCGTGACCTCATCGCCGAAGAGCGCGACAACTGGGGTGAGATCCGACTGATCGCCTCGGCCCGCTCGGCGGGTAAACAATTGAACGTCGGCGACGAGACCATCGAGGTCCAGGCGATCAGCCCGGAGGCCTTCGAAGGAATCGACATTGCCCACTTCGACCTACCCGACGAGGTCAGTGCCGAATGGGTACCGGTCGCCGCCGAAAAGGGCGCGATCGTCATCGACAAGAGCGCGTACTTCCGCATGGTCGACGACGTGCCGCTCGTGGCTCCTGAAGCCAACCCGGAGGCCGTACGCGAACGTCCGCGCAACATCATCGCCAACGCCAACTGCACGACCTTGACCCTCGTGCCCGCCATCGCCGCTCTGCACCGGGAATACGGCCTCGAGTCCATGTCGGTCTCGTCGTACCAAGCGGCCAGCGGTTCGGGTAAGGCCGGACTGGAGGCGCTGTACGACCAGGTCAACGCGACCACCCCCGCCAACGGGATCGGTACGCGGCCCGACGACGTCCGTGCTCAGCTGGGCGAGGAATACAACGAGCCCTTCGGTGCGCCTCTGGCCTGGAACGTGGTTCCCAAGGTCGGTGGCTGGAAAGACGGTGGCTGGACGTCGGAGGAGCTGAAGGTCCGCAACGAATCCCGCAAGATTCTGAGCCTGCCGAACTTGAAGGTCGCGTCCACTTGTGTCCGCGTGCCCGTGGCGGTGGGTCACGCCCAAGCGGTCCACGCCACCTTCGGCCAGGACGTCAGCGCCGACGACGCGCGTGCTCTTCTGGAAAAGGCTCCGGGCGTCACCGTGGTGGACGACCCGTCGACCTCGCAGTTCCCCACGTCGATCGACGTGGCCGGCAAGCGGGGCATCGTGGTCGGCCGTATTCGTCAGTCGCTGGACTTCCCCAACTCGCTGGAGTTCTTCGTCATCGGCGACAACCTGCTCAAGGGCGCGGCGCTCAATTCCATCGAGATCGCCGACCTGGTTCGTAAGGAACTGACCGAGTAG
- the cysS gene encoding cysteine--tRNA ligase, whose product MSLRLYDTGTRSVRDFQPRLEGRVGIYLCGLTVQGPPHIGHLRSGVSYDVLINWLRHLGYDVTYVRNITDIDDKILTRETEQGRHWWAIAYENERALNRDYAALGVRAPTYEPRATGHMTEMISLISELLEKGHAYVTWNGDVYFSVASWNEYGALSHRRPEDVQSSPDTGDKQDPRDFALWKGYKEGEPADACWNSPWGYGRPGWHIECSAMSRRYLGDGFDIHGGGVDIMFPHHENEMAQSHAAGLPFTAFWVHNGMLNLSGSKMSKSVGNTLSVTALAEKGFRPVDIRYYLVSAHYRSPLEYHDESLKEAAAAYDRIANYVRRAAEALGEDKTDPEQATTPILCADFVNAMDDDLNTPMALAAVHDQIREGNAALDAKNLEAAESVAVGVRFMLKLLGLDPLDPHWNEPADAKGSGALDALVSIALQQRSDARKRKDFAAADAIRDQLSEAGILVKDTPQGPTWTTQ is encoded by the coding sequence GTGAGCTTGCGACTATATGACACCGGGACCCGATCTGTACGCGACTTCCAACCTCGCCTCGAGGGGAGAGTGGGGATCTACCTCTGTGGGCTCACCGTCCAAGGACCCCCGCACATCGGCCACCTGCGCTCAGGCGTCTCCTACGACGTTCTGATCAACTGGCTGCGTCATCTCGGGTACGACGTCACATACGTGCGCAACATTACCGACATCGACGACAAGATCCTGACGCGCGAAACCGAACAGGGTCGCCACTGGTGGGCCATCGCCTATGAAAACGAGCGTGCTCTGAACCGCGACTACGCCGCACTCGGCGTGCGAGCACCGACGTACGAACCGCGCGCGACCGGTCACATGACCGAAATGATCTCGCTGATCTCCGAACTTCTCGAAAAAGGACACGCCTACGTCACGTGGAACGGCGACGTGTACTTCTCCGTGGCGTCGTGGAACGAGTACGGCGCGCTGTCCCATCGTCGCCCCGAGGACGTGCAGTCCTCACCCGACACCGGTGACAAGCAGGATCCACGCGACTTCGCTCTCTGGAAGGGCTACAAGGAAGGCGAACCGGCCGACGCATGCTGGAACTCGCCGTGGGGCTACGGACGCCCCGGCTGGCACATCGAATGCTCGGCCATGTCACGCCGCTACCTCGGCGACGGATTCGACATCCACGGTGGTGGAGTCGACATCATGTTCCCGCACCACGAAAACGAAATGGCGCAAAGCCACGCGGCCGGTCTACCGTTCACCGCCTTCTGGGTTCATAACGGAATGCTCAATCTCTCCGGCAGCAAGATGAGTAAGTCCGTCGGCAATACGTTGTCGGTGACCGCATTGGCCGAAAAGGGCTTCCGCCCGGTCGATATTCGCTACTACCTGGTCAGCGCGCATTACCGCAGTCCGCTCGAGTATCACGACGAAAGCCTCAAAGAGGCCGCGGCCGCCTATGACCGCATCGCCAACTACGTGCGGCGCGCCGCCGAAGCGCTCGGTGAGGACAAAACCGACCCCGAGCAGGCCACCACCCCGATCCTCTGCGCCGACTTCGTCAACGCCATGGACGACGACCTCAACACCCCCATGGCCCTGGCCGCCGTCCACGATCAGATTCGCGAAGGGAATGCCGCCCTGGACGCGAAGAACCTGGAAGCAGCCGAGAGCGTGGCGGTCGGCGTCCGGTTCATGCTAAAGTTGCTCGGCCTCGACCCCCTAGATCCGCATTGGAACGAACCCGCAGACGCGAAGGGATCGGGGGCGCTGGACGCTCTGGTTTCCATTGCTCTACAGCAACGCAGCGACGCCCGGAAACGCAAAGACTTCGCTGCGGCCGACGCGATCCGCGACCAACTGTCGGAAGCCGGAATCCTCGTCAAAGACACGCCCCAGGGGCCAACCTGGACCACACAGTAA
- the rlmB gene encoding 23S rRNA (guanosine(2251)-2'-O)-methyltransferase RlmB, which produces MANSKPRRSGQANKGKSGFGRGTGGQKKGLQGKGRTLKADQRPWHKKYSGEDKPQRTQWKQSKERAKAASQGRTSRIGQAKTRDHRDEGPELLLGRNPVVEALRSKVPARVLYVAFGTHLDERIAEAVRIAQNRDVAVKELARRDLDRKAQNSMHQGVALEVEPYEYADLVKLLHDAKSGPRAPLLVALDGVTDPRNLGAIIRSTAAFGGDGLLIPSRRAASVTAVAWRTSAGAAARLPVAKIVNLTNTIKDLQSEGYMAVALDSAGDEDVFNLTAADEPLVLVVGDEGKGVSRLVAQTCDFRATIPIASEIESLNASVAASVALAETTRQRS; this is translated from the coding sequence GTGGCTAATTCGAAACCACGCCGAAGCGGCCAAGCCAATAAGGGCAAGTCCGGTTTCGGAAGAGGCACCGGAGGCCAGAAAAAGGGCCTTCAGGGGAAAGGTCGTACGCTCAAAGCCGATCAGCGGCCTTGGCACAAGAAATACTCCGGTGAGGACAAGCCGCAGCGCACGCAATGGAAACAGAGCAAAGAACGCGCTAAGGCCGCCTCCCAAGGACGCACGAGCCGAATCGGGCAGGCCAAGACGCGCGACCACCGCGACGAGGGCCCGGAGCTTCTGCTGGGCCGTAACCCCGTGGTGGAGGCGCTGCGCTCCAAAGTTCCGGCTCGGGTGCTGTACGTGGCCTTCGGTACGCACCTGGACGAACGCATTGCCGAAGCCGTGCGGATCGCCCAGAACCGCGACGTGGCCGTCAAGGAACTGGCCCGCCGCGATCTCGACCGCAAAGCCCAGAACTCGATGCACCAAGGCGTGGCTCTCGAAGTCGAACCGTACGAATACGCCGACCTCGTCAAACTGCTCCACGACGCCAAATCGGGACCGCGTGCCCCACTGCTGGTCGCGCTCGACGGAGTCACCGATCCGCGCAACCTCGGGGCGATCATCCGGTCCACCGCCGCCTTCGGCGGCGACGGGCTCCTCATCCCGTCCCGGCGAGCCGCCTCGGTCACCGCCGTAGCCTGGCGTACCAGCGCCGGAGCCGCCGCCCGGCTTCCGGTCGCCAAAATCGTCAACCTGACCAACACCATCAAGGACCTCCAATCGGAGGGCTACATGGCCGTCGCCCTCGACTCCGCGGGCGACGAGGACGTCTTCAATCTCACCGCCGCCGATGAGCCCTTGGTGCTCGTCGTCGGCGACGAAGGCAAAGGCGTATCGCGCCTCGTAGCGCAGACCTGCGACTTCCGGGCCACCATTCCCATCGCTTCAGAGATCGAGTCACTGAACGCCTCAGTGGCAGCGTCCGTAGCACTCGCCGAAACCACACGGCAGCGAAGCTGA
- a CDS encoding Hsp70 family protein yields MSPGYLLSVDLGTSHTVAVIQWPDGRTRPLLFDGSPIMPSSIFLDQAGTLHTGRDAEAMAAAEPERYEPNPKQRINDGFILLAERDISVAQAFAGILRRVASAAVESVGSLPATVLTCPAEWGERRRAVLQDAAAAAGYPPVQIVPEPVGAAYYYADRLDHPVEAGQALAVFDFGGGTLDIAVVAPDGTGGFRVVSEGGLADLGGLDVDAALVEHLGATVADSHPEAWKTLQHPSSPVELRDRRTLWKDVRGAKEMLSRSSVAPITIPGVDQAFHLTRAELDQLARPLLARGAGELKRVLTASGYGPHQIAGVFLVGGSSRLPLVIQVLQEQVAIAPTVLEQPELPVSEGAIRAVQAKQRVQSPPQSPPAPTPQPQPSPGQGPATPEAGLSPQQSLPPQTPPPPAGDQTYPIPAAAPRKKGRKWLYAAIAVVAVAAIATPLAFFLLREQYVQRPFVSLETVGDTIAYKSDDVDANDVDVRGDTAYVSYVEDEGGPNDRDVLYLQAIDVTTGKVLWETDDKINARDWNGMFTGNGMVVTRHSYYETGECCDTVYDWRFVDASNGELRNTVTVTHEAGRRLNDNMIAAKEDRSEFSMFDASGEEFYTFEAGEEAGNVEFYQRSFDWDKYDGRNIADRTDGRFWWLTGGDQVFHLYDVEERIIVAEREIGGTDDSYLAFDGKVFVGSNDTGYDLRIYNADDLSSVNSARVDDADVEQTGMSICGKTLVCVGESKVESEDHKTFRVYDFEEEEWVYDGNDEFESVSYVRGIGNRVVVTYTEGSENARTAILDPEEDFAQIGQSHDGAFRPIDNASAMRYPTGSSDYLSSNTGPVIGLGVQDGTREVISNEIEPWGDCDNSDVSLVCLEEEGIQVYRFRDGDTRY; encoded by the coding sequence ATGTCTCCCGGTTACCTTCTCAGCGTTGATCTCGGTACGTCGCACACCGTTGCCGTTATCCAGTGGCCTGACGGGCGTACGCGTCCGTTGTTGTTTGACGGCTCGCCCATCATGCCGTCGTCGATCTTTCTCGACCAGGCGGGCACGCTGCATACCGGGCGGGACGCCGAAGCGATGGCGGCGGCCGAGCCGGAACGATACGAACCCAACCCCAAACAACGCATCAACGACGGGTTCATCCTGCTGGCAGAGCGTGATATTTCGGTCGCGCAGGCGTTTGCCGGGATTTTGCGGCGGGTTGCCTCAGCGGCGGTCGAGTCGGTCGGGTCTCTGCCGGCGACGGTGTTGACCTGCCCGGCCGAATGGGGCGAGCGGCGGCGCGCGGTGTTGCAGGACGCGGCCGCGGCGGCGGGGTATCCGCCCGTGCAGATCGTGCCCGAACCGGTCGGGGCGGCCTATTATTACGCCGATCGCCTCGACCATCCCGTCGAGGCCGGGCAGGCGTTGGCGGTGTTCGACTTCGGCGGCGGCACCCTCGACATCGCCGTGGTCGCCCCCGACGGTACGGGTGGCTTCCGCGTCGTCTCCGAGGGTGGGTTGGCCGATCTCGGTGGCTTGGATGTGGACGCGGCGTTGGTGGAGCATTTGGGGGCCACCGTCGCCGACAGTCACCCCGAGGCGTGGAAGACGCTGCAGCATCCCTCCAGCCCGGTGGAGCTGCGCGACCGGCGGACACTGTGGAAGGACGTGCGAGGCGCCAAGGAGATGCTGTCGCGCTCCTCGGTAGCACCGATTACCATCCCCGGAGTCGATCAGGCGTTTCATTTGACGCGGGCGGAGTTGGACCAGCTCGCTCGGCCACTCCTGGCACGGGGTGCGGGTGAGTTGAAGCGGGTATTGACCGCCTCAGGTTACGGTCCTCATCAGATTGCCGGTGTGTTTCTGGTGGGTGGATCATCGCGCCTGCCATTGGTAATACAGGTACTACAAGAACAGGTCGCCATCGCGCCCACAGTCCTGGAACAACCGGAATTGCCCGTCTCCGAAGGCGCGATACGAGCCGTCCAGGCCAAGCAGCGGGTCCAGTCGCCACCGCAGTCCCCACCGGCACCAACACCACAACCACAACCGTCCCCTGGGCAGGGTCCGGCGACGCCGGAGGCGGGCCTGTCGCCGCAACAGTCTCTGCCACCCCAAACCCCGCCGCCACCGGCGGGTGATCAGACCTACCCCATCCCCGCGGCTGCGCCGCGTAAGAAGGGCCGTAAGTGGCTGTACGCGGCGATCGCGGTCGTCGCCGTCGCCGCCATCGCCACACCCTTGGCGTTTTTCCTACTGCGGGAGCAGTACGTGCAGCGTCCGTTTGTTTCGCTGGAGACCGTCGGCGACACCATCGCCTATAAATCCGACGACGTCGATGCCAATGACGTCGATGTGCGTGGCGATACCGCCTACGTGTCGTATGTGGAAGACGAGGGCGGACCCAACGACCGCGACGTCCTCTATCTACAGGCCATCGACGTGACCACCGGGAAAGTCCTATGGGAAACCGACGATAAAATCAATGCTCGTGATTGGAACGGAATGTTCACGGGGAACGGGATGGTCGTGACTCGGCATTCCTATTACGAAACGGGCGAGTGCTGTGACACGGTTTATGACTGGCGTTTTGTGGATGCGTCAAACGGCGAACTGCGCAACACCGTGACGGTTACGCATGAAGCGGGGCGGAGACTCAATGACAATATGATCGCGGCCAAGGAGGACAGGTCCGAGTTCTCCATGTTCGACGCCTCGGGTGAAGAATTCTATACCTTCGAGGCGGGAGAAGAGGCCGGCAATGTTGAATTTTACCAGCGGTCGTTCGATTGGGATAAGTACGACGGTCGTAACATCGCGGATCGTACCGATGGACGTTTCTGGTGGTTGACCGGCGGCGACCAGGTTTTCCACCTGTACGACGTCGAAGAGCGCATTATAGTCGCCGAACGCGAAATCGGTGGTACCGACGATTCCTATTTGGCGTTTGACGGCAAGGTGTTCGTGGGCTCCAATGACACCGGATACGACCTTCGGATCTACAATGCCGACGATCTGTCGTCGGTGAACAGTGCTCGGGTGGATGACGCCGACGTTGAACAGACCGGAATGTCGATTTGCGGGAAGACCCTGGTTTGCGTCGGAGAAAGCAAGGTCGAGAGCGAGGACCACAAAACCTTCCGAGTTTATGATTTCGAAGAAGAAGAATGGGTGTACGACGGTAACGACGAGTTCGAATCTGTCAGCTATGTGCGTGGGATCGGTAATCGCGTAGTGGTCACTTATACGGAAGGTTCGGAGAACGCCCGGACGGCGATACTGGACCCGGAAGAGGACTTCGCTCAGATCGGGCAGAGCCACGACGGTGCGTTCCGGCCGATCGACAATGCCAGCGCCATGCGGTACCCGACTGGAAGTTCCGACTACCTGTCATCGAATACCGGCCCCGTGATCGGCTTGGGAGTGCAGGACGGCACCCGTGAGGTGATTTCCAATGAGATCGAACCATGGGGGGACTGCGACAATTCGGACGTCAGCCTGGTGTGTCTGGAAGAAGAGGGAATTCAGGTATACCGATTCCGAGACGGGGACACCCGTTATTAG
- a CDS encoding HelD family protein produces the protein MSEAELRAEIDFHEQVREAIASMRTTTADLLEQYEDEFNEGKENRFDGDKGPDKHLGFSMARQSTERLADLADRDVAYFFGRLWFDDGEDYRLGRRHVRDQDSNPMVLDWRAPLSERFYRASAHDRHDVAKRRRYGFQGSQITGFEDEDLTLGEETGSDILRAEIERPRTGPMRDIVATIQPEQDELIRENANLNLCVQGAPGTGKTAVGLHRAAWLLYNHPKQVRKSGLLVIGPNEGFLSYISAVLPTLGEKSVRQMTVESLTTSGYTISGTDTPSQKALKHDPRLADVARRAVWAHLGAVEQSPFDAQTPLEVSDNGWVWRLGVKYLEKSLNTAREVTTTWSAGRENLLDALTFGLRRQAEIRAGVSPDEKWVRAMKRSEPVQAFMEAVWPRLKPREVLRRLYTDADFRAQVCDGILSEDETRLLAVKGKAMRLSAADALILDEISAVVEIPDPSETFAHIVIDEAQDLSPMQCRAIARRSGQGSITVLGDLAQGTTPWAATKWSDQIHHLGKHEATHTELTTGYRVPGAIISLANRMLPDLAVDVAPARSLRSDGSVEFLPVDDATAGVRKAVDEALELEGAVGVIASDHSIDRLRPELPEDARVELVPASLAKGLEYDHVVVVEPEDIIAAEGITMPVEGAVTTVAATVGLRHLYVALTRAVSRLTVVHSGELPSYLRLLRTI, from the coding sequence GTGTCCGAGGCAGAGCTGCGCGCTGAAATCGATTTCCACGAACAGGTTCGCGAGGCCATCGCCTCCATGCGAACCACCACTGCCGACCTACTTGAACAATACGAAGACGAATTCAACGAAGGCAAAGAAAATCGCTTTGACGGCGACAAGGGCCCCGATAAACACCTGGGCTTCTCCATGGCCCGGCAAAGTACCGAACGTCTCGCGGATCTCGCCGACCGCGACGTAGCCTATTTCTTCGGTCGTCTCTGGTTCGACGACGGCGAGGACTACCGCCTGGGCCGACGCCACGTGCGCGATCAAGACTCCAATCCGATGGTGCTGGACTGGCGCGCGCCACTGTCGGAACGGTTCTATCGTGCCTCCGCCCACGACCGGCACGACGTCGCCAAACGGCGACGGTACGGATTCCAAGGCTCGCAGATCACCGGTTTCGAAGACGAAGACCTGACTCTGGGCGAAGAGACCGGCTCGGACATCCTGCGTGCCGAAATCGAGCGCCCGCGCACCGGTCCGATGCGCGATATCGTCGCCACCATCCAGCCCGAACAGGACGAGCTGATCCGTGAGAACGCGAACCTGAACCTGTGCGTCCAAGGTGCCCCCGGGACCGGGAAGACGGCCGTCGGGCTGCACCGTGCCGCGTGGCTGCTGTACAACCACCCCAAGCAGGTCCGGAAGTCAGGACTACTGGTCATCGGTCCCAACGAGGGTTTTCTGAGCTACATTTCCGCCGTACTGCCGACTTTGGGGGAGAAGTCGGTACGGCAGATGACGGTCGAGTCGTTGACGACGTCCGGCTATACGATCAGCGGTACGGACACCCCGTCGCAAAAAGCCCTGAAACACGATCCGCGCTTGGCCGACGTGGCCCGCCGTGCGGTCTGGGCGCACCTGGGTGCGGTAGAGCAATCCCCTTTCGACGCCCAGACGCCTCTTGAGGTGTCGGACAACGGTTGGGTGTGGCGGCTCGGCGTCAAGTACCTGGAGAAATCCCTCAACACCGCTCGTGAGGTCACCACGACCTGGTCGGCGGGACGGGAGAATCTCCTCGATGCGTTGACCTTCGGTCTGCGGCGTCAAGCCGAGATCCGAGCCGGAGTATCGCCCGACGAAAAATGGGTGCGCGCCATGAAACGCAGCGAGCCGGTGCAAGCGTTCATGGAAGCGGTGTGGCCGCGCCTGAAACCGCGCGAAGTCCTGCGTCGCCTCTATACCGACGCCGACTTCCGCGCTCAGGTGTGCGACGGGATTCTGTCCGAGGACGAAACGCGTCTGCTGGCGGTGAAGGGCAAAGCCATGCGACTGTCGGCGGCGGACGCGTTGATCCTCGATGAAATATCGGCCGTGGTGGAAATCCCCGACCCCTCCGAGACGTTCGCTCATATCGTCATCGACGAGGCTCAGGACCTGTCTCCGATGCAGTGCCGCGCCATCGCACGACGGAGCGGACAGGGGTCGATCACCGTCCTCGGCGACCTGGCTCAGGGAACGACGCCGTGGGCGGCGACCAAATGGTCGGATCAAATTCACCACCTGGGTAAACACGAGGCAACCCACACCGAATTGACCACCGGATACCGTGTGCCCGGCGCGATCATTTCGCTGGCCAACCGGATGTTGCCCGATTTGGCCGTGGACGTGGCACCGGCGCGGTCGCTGCGCAGCGACGGTTCGGTCGAATTTCTCCCCGTAGACGACGCGACAGCGGGAGTTCGCAAAGCGGTGGACGAAGCGCTGGAGTTGGAAGGGGCGGTCGGAGTCATCGCGTCCGACCACAGCATCGACCGGCTGCGGCCCGAACTTCCCGAAGACGCCCGAGTCGAACTTGTGCCCGCGTCACTGGCCAAAGGACTGGAATACGACCACGTCGTCGTGGTGGAACCAGAGGACATCATCGCCGCCGAGGGCATCACAATGCCGGTGGAAGGCGCGGTCACCACCGTAGCGGCAACTGTAGGACTGCGGCACCTGTACGTGGCACTCACCCGCGCCGTCTCGCGACTGACCGTCGTACACTCCGGCGAACTTCCCTCCTATTTGCGGTTATTACGCACCATATAG
- a CDS encoding ABC transporter family substrate-binding protein, whose amino-acid sequence MTLKKRAVGGVAIAASTALVLSACGGGSDDGGLQDANVGYEDCEDNPTTCNSGDVADGGEVTWAVSDEWSGWNWTRSDANTTYLSQTMRPMFPDVGDFNPAAEWEFNEGWFEKDPEVIEEDPQTVEYTLKEGAGWSDGTPFSVDDAIYSWYTYSGNEEFCDEQCSPASSRWGSNVADVAEGENDNSIVVTYKDGYLNPEWFTSTLFTHPTHIIEENGFEDWKSDPSVMGESSVWLNETAPTWSSGPYVPTQTEMGQFVIYEPNENWMGTQPAIDELTVQSMSGGLSTMVDAQRNNEIDGGSPADFNTDEVAKLREANGINWRVGKGGSWSHIDLNTQSEFLGDLELRKAIFTAIDVEGILEKTYNDMGVEKRGNHIFDRDSKYYEDYVGDANQGFGDIDGAMEILEDAGYVVEDDQLMTPDGEAVELEMRAGATNTVRQQTAELLLEQLKQIGVKLNLNPIQDGKLGEVLSNAEYDMVMYGWSGNPAFTVAPGQYWRSDSGSNWGGLEVDGMDELVDNVRGTLDIDEAADYANQATELVVENAYVLPFNSDPEVAMASDDMINVRPNGNSQVSALYNVEEWGLAS is encoded by the coding sequence ATGACGCTTAAGAAGCGAGCAGTCGGTGGTGTTGCGATCGCAGCCTCCACCGCACTGGTCCTCAGCGCCTGCGGCGGCGGTTCCGACGACGGCGGCCTGCAGGACGCCAATGTCGGCTATGAAGACTGTGAAGACAATCCCACCACCTGCAACTCCGGTGATGTTGCCGACGGCGGCGAAGTGACCTGGGCCGTCAGCGATGAATGGAGCGGATGGAACTGGACTCGCTCCGATGCGAACACCACGTACCTGAGCCAGACCATGCGCCCGATGTTCCCCGACGTCGGTGACTTCAACCCCGCGGCGGAATGGGAGTTCAACGAAGGTTGGTTTGAAAAGGACCCCGAAGTCATCGAAGAGGACCCGCAGACGGTCGAGTACACCCTGAAGGAAGGGGCCGGCTGGTCGGACGGTACGCCTTTCAGCGTCGACGATGCCATTTACAGTTGGTACACCTACTCCGGCAATGAGGAGTTCTGCGACGAGCAGTGCTCGCCCGCCAGCAGCCGTTGGGGGAGCAACGTCGCCGACGTCGCCGAGGGCGAGAACGACAACTCCATCGTCGTCACCTACAAGGACGGTTACTTGAACCCGGAGTGGTTCACTTCCACTCTTTTCACCCACCCGACTCACATCATCGAGGAAAACGGTTTCGAAGACTGGAAGAGCGACCCCTCCGTCATGGGCGAGTCCTCCGTCTGGTTGAACGAGACCGCCCCCACCTGGTCGTCCGGCCCGTACGTCCCCACTCAGACCGAAATGGGTCAGTTCGTCATCTACGAACCGAACGAGAACTGGATGGGTACCCAGCCGGCGATCGATGAGCTCACCGTCCAGTCGATGTCCGGTGGCCTGAGCACTATGGTGGACGCACAGCGTAACAACGAGATCGACGGTGGATCACCGGCCGACTTCAACACCGATGAGGTAGCGAAGCTACGAGAGGCCAACGGGATCAACTGGCGCGTGGGCAAGGGTGGCTCCTGGAGCCACATCGACCTGAACACGCAAAGTGAATTCCTGGGCGACCTCGAACTGCGTAAGGCCATCTTTACGGCCATCGACGTGGAAGGCATCCTGGAGAAGACCTACAACGACATGGGCGTCGAAAAGCGCGGAAACCACATTTTCGACCGCGACAGCAAGTACTACGAGGACTACGTAGGCGACGCCAACCAGGGCTTCGGTGACATCGACGGCGCGATGGAGATTCTGGAGGACGCCGGTTACGTCGTGGAAGACGATCAGCTGATGACGCCCGACGGGGAAGCGGTCGAACTGGAGATGCGCGCCGGTGCGACCAACACCGTTCGGCAGCAAACCGCCGAGCTGCTGCTGGAACAGCTGAAGCAGATCGGTGTGAAGCTGAATCTGAACCCGATTCAGGACGGCAAACTCGGTGAGGTTCTCAGCAACGCCGAATACGACATGGTCATGTACGGCTGGAGCGGTAACCCCGCCTTCACCGTCGCGCCCGGTCAGTACTGGCGCAGCGACTCCGGTTCGAACTGGGGTGGACTAGAGGTCGACGGTATGGACGAACTGGTTGACAACGTGCGTGGCACGCTCGACATCGATGAGGCCGCCGACTACGCCAACCAGGCCACGGAGCTCGTTGTGGAGAACGCCTACGTGCTGCCCTTCAACAGCGACCCCGAGGTCGCCATGGCGTCGGATGACATGATCAACGTGCGTCCTAACGGGAACAGTCAGGTATCGGCTCTTTACAACGTAGAAGAGTGGGGCCTGGCCTCCTAA